A single Scleropages formosus chromosome 4, fSclFor1.1, whole genome shotgun sequence DNA region contains:
- the atf5a gene encoding uncharacterized protein atf5a gives MMETSVPLWKSLLVCPVDPLALSPPQANHSQLQGRRGEEPEESQRLSGDGFTDWMTEEVDFSSYLPTPHSSPSPNSSLPPSPLQHDIQVPSDLEVMTSLLQEELAQLEDYFLSDSVPEKVGKLGKCDKIPTGVGPQSYYQLPYASYNSSQSESSPLLVTLATGELDLLSFCGGPIGRPKTPRHAPYNCSRPISNGRKRVSDGMRVGQGLENSIWSSKGNNSGSPEVTINGNYCCVDGEKFVGKGYCLGGAVDIRKCTILPKEEKNYCFMENVTGGEKIFGGYGFNGPLDVPHKKEDQLMYGVKEVSGSDDSMEMETFHDGKCSEVAKAVPWKTETGEGCFLHTTAEAYHSFMGTPDEPLRGVMEAGHRHSGFHAGFLEDQSSKCHSGGDGEGLELGSPGSLQAPGLKEDPGAVKPEHDAGPVEAQSGERKQKKRDQNKTAAHRYRQRKRAELDSLEEQLHGLEGRNRELRDKAESVEREIQYVKDLLIEVYKARSQRLKQDSSA, from the exons GTGATGGTTTCACTGACTGGATGACGGAAGAAGTTGATTTTTCTTCTTACCTCCCTACCCCTCATTCCTCACCCTCTCCTAATTCCTCCCTTCCCCCATCACCCCTTCAGCATGACATCCAGGTCCCGTCTGACTTGGAGGTCATGACCTCTCTATTGCAAGAGGAACTAGCTCAGCTAGAGGATTACTTCCTGTCCGACTCAGTCCCCGAAAAAGTAGGAAAATTGGGAAAATGCGACAAAATTCCTACAGGAGTGGGCCCCCAATCATACTACCAGTTGCCCTATGCTTCGTACAACTCCAGCCAATCAGAATCCAGCCCACTTCTTGTTACCCTGGCAACTGGGGAACTAGACCTGCTGAGCTTCTGCGGCGGCCCTATTGGCCGACCTAAAACCCCTAGACATGCCCCTTACAATTGCAGTCGCCCTATTAGTAATGGTCGTAAGAGAGTTTCTGATGGAATGAGGGTGGGTCAGGGATTAGAGAACAGTATCTGGAGTTCCAAAGGAAATAACTCAGGTAGCCCAGAGGTAACCATTAATGGGAACTACTGCTGTGTTGATGGTGAGAAATTTGTTGGAAAGGGATACTGTCTTGGTGGTGCAGTTGACATTAGAAAATGCACCATTTTGccgaaggaggaaaaaaattattgcttCATGGAAAATGTTACTGGCGGGGAGAAAATTTTTGGCGGCTATGGTTTTAATGGGCCACTTGATGTCCCGCACAAGAAGGAGGATCAGTTGATGTATGGTGTAAAGGAGGTTAGTGGTAGCGATGACAGCATGGAGATGGAGACGTTTCATGATGGCAAATGTAGTGAGGTGGCCAAAGCTGTCCCTTGGAAAACTGAGACAGGTGAGGGCTGCTTCCTTCATACCACGGCAGAGGCCTACCACAGTTTTATGGGTACGCCAGATGAGCCCCTGAGAGGAGTCATGGAGGCAGGGCACCGACACAGTGGCTTCCATGCCGGGTTCCTGGAGGACCAAAGCTCCAAGTGTCACTCAGGAGGAGATGGGGAAGGGCTTGAGTTAGGGTCTCCTGGTAGCTTGCAAGCTCCAGGGCTGAAGGAAGATCCTGGTGCTGTCAAGCCTGAACATGATGCTGGTCCAGTGGAAGCCCAAAGTGGCGAGcgcaagcagaaaaaaagagaccAGAACAAGACCGCTGCTCACAG GTATCGCCAGCGAAAACGGGCGGAGCTGGACTCCCTTGAGGAGCAGCTGCACGGATTGGAGGGCCGGAACCGTGAGCTCCGGGACAAGGCGGAGTCGGTCGAACGAGAGATCCAGTATGTCAAGGATCTCCTTATTGAGGTCTACAAGGCCCGCAGCCAGCGACTCAAACAAGATAGCAGTGCTTGA
- the stk36 gene encoding serine/threonine-protein kinase 36 isoform X1, protein MESYHVLESIGEGSFGRVYKGRKKFSGQVVALKFIPKVGRSDKELRSLRREIDIMRGLRHPNVILLLDSFDTEREVVVVTEYAEGELFQILEDDGSLPEKQVQVIACQLVSALYYLHSHRILHRDMKPQNILLGKGGVVKLCDFGFARAMSVSTLVLTSIKGTPLYMSPELVEEKPYDHTADLWSLGCILYELHTGAPPFYTNSIFQLVKLIVQDPVKWPESMSEDCTSFLKGLLTKDPQKRLSWPDLLYHPFVADGVLVLPDSGSDNPLTVTPSPGLQALRLQQVKEKAGPHSLEGRLLCKAWERRGKDRKAKKGFSENGQIGGTRGDSSNKPPTRRAPRDRTPSKDCTDTPLENVAEESAQPAAVKLADRMGQISRDYAKEFPSVEVGPRCILKQPHRGQGCLDSVHLENEDVDSDEELQHLINKTDPGNPALTAFDQAVLPRLRTRLMTSKVQLLGGMLEGACRIRPPLRVLSNLLTPDLDSKAATSMATELGLPDLLFSLIEDILENPVSKQPWCIPVLGDLLSLLVAYWERHFVAEPVEKRLEEQARLFITILLRPDMAPLAPSAATVLALFTQQGILVDVSPDKLITAMEAALSSHVEHHVPPTRDWGLFDGFLVVFFQTLSEQAEFPHSQFLNSDLWRFLWVRVSDALKVDNMKYFSLSGLHIFLSLALSMFTREPQHCIPLLADKEMGCVATLGHLLTADRVGMKDWTSEWRPTPPCSDTSQSSLSLMSCHLLCFPFALEVSNETMEQILQSYHRCDIVSRLLQLSLGLPLPLVELPLALLCRLLLCDPEHSVSTFMAAAELSGFFRPSSGPEHTDDFSPPDEGHQGLCHPVGRTASSLLSAFLNSEGFSDLAAELITVVSLTARCLLRPSLSHLYIDPALLRTSLAFSDHTVRAATCSLLGNLNPMVAQTLPDEQALLRLFQDLIARLHDESLPVRRVGCRAVGTWLGLIGRVGGDSKEKVSGPGGESTTCRVDGWVKVAQGAVPALVALLRDPDSLVRRHCCGALGNLAVLQGMTASLLQFHAPGRLLHTACTDSQQEVRLAAISNLRVFSQQTELQRALVSLDAFEKLSQVFQNAPAPHQCHWLINQLRPSGRPGQHQNSHTHR, encoded by the exons ATGGAGTCCTATCATGTGTTAGAAAGCATAGGAGAGGGCTCGTTTGGGCGGGTGTACAAAGGACGGAAAAAGTTCAGTGGCCAG GTGGTGGCTCTCAAGTTCATCCCCAAGGTGGGCCGCTCTGACAAAGAGCTGCGGTCCCTCCGGAGGGAGATCGACATCATGAGGGGACTGCGGCACCCCAACGTGATCCTGCTGCTCGACAGCTTCGACACGGAGCGAGAA GTCGTCGTTGTCACGGAGTATGCAGAAGGGGAGCTCTTCCAAATTCTGGAGGACGATGGAAGTTTGCCAGAGAAGCAG gttcaaGTCATCGCTTGCCAACTTGTTTCCGCTTTGTACTATTTGCATTCTCATCGGATACTTCACCGTGACATGAAGCCGCAAAACATTCTGCTGGGAAAAGGAGGGGTAGTGAAGCTGTGTGATTTTGG TTTTGCCCGTGCAATGAGCGTGTCCACCCTGGTACTGACCTCCATCAAGGGCACACCCCTCTATATGTCTCCAGAGCTGGTGGAGGAGAAGCCCTACGACCACACAGCTGACCTGTGGTCACTAGGCTGCATACTATATGAACTCCACACGGGGGCTCCTCCTTTCTACACCAACTCCATCTTTCAGCTGGTAAAGTTGATTGTCCAGGATCCGGTCAAGTGGCCTGAGAGCATGAGCGAGGATTGCACG agTTTCTTGAAAGGCTTGTTGACTAAGGATCCTCAGAAAAGGTTGTCATGGCCAGACCTCTTATATCACCCCTTCGTTGCTGATGGAGTTTTAG TGCTCCCCGACAGCGGATCCGACAACCCGCTGACAGTGACACCCAGCCCGGGCCTACAGGCGCTCAGGCTGCAGCAGGTGAAGGAGAAGGCGGGACCCCACAGTTTGGAAGGGAGGCTGCTGTGCAAGGCCTGGGAGCGGAGAGGCAAAGACAGGAAAGCTAAGAAG GGTTTTTCAGAAAATGGACAAATAGGAGGAACGAGGGGTGACTCCTCCAATAAGCCACCTACGAGAAGAGCTCCACGTGATCGGACCCCCTCAAAAGATTGTACGGACACCCCTTTAGAGAATGTGGCCGAGGAATCTGCACAACCAGCTGCTGTGAAACTAGCCGACAG AATGGGTCAGATCAGCAGGGACTATGCCAAGGAGTTTCCTTCTGTAGAGGTCGGACCCAGGTGCATCCTCAAGCAACCGCACAGAGGCCAGGGCTGTCTGGATTCCGTTCACTTGGAGAACGAG GATGTTGACAGCGATGAGGAATTGCagcatttaattaataaaactgaCCCAGGGAATCCAGCACTTACAGCCTTTGACCAGGCCGTCTTGCCACGTTTGAGGACCCGATTAATGACATCTAAAGTCCAG CTACTGGGCGGAATGTTGGAAGGAGCATGCCGAATCCGTCCACCTCTGCGGGTCCTGAGTAACCTTCTGACCCCAGACTTAGACTCCAAGGCTGCAACCTCCATGGCCACGGAATTGGGCTTGCCTGACCTCTTGTTCAGTCTAATTGAGGACATCCTGGAGAACCCTGTCTCAAAGCAG CCTTGGTGCATACCAGTCCTAGGAGATTTGCTCTCTTTGCTTGTGGCATACTGGGAAAGGCACTTTGTTGCAGAACCAGTTGAAAAGCG ACTGGAGGAACAAGCCAGACTCTTCATCACTATTTTGCTTCGTCCAGATATGGCTCCTTTGGCA CCTTCAGCTGCCACTGTGTTAGCCCTGTTCACACAACAGGGCATCCTGGTGGATGTCTCCCCTGATAAGCTCATCACCGCCATGGAGGCTGCCCTGTCTTCCCATGTGGAG CACCATGTCCCTCCAACCCGAGACTGGGGACTTTTTGATGGCTTCCTAGTAGTGTTCTTTCAGACTCTCTCTGAA CAAGCAGAATTCCCTCACTCTCAGTTTTTGAACTCGGATCTCTGGCGCTTCCTGTGGGTGAGAGTTAGCGATGCACTCAAGGTGGacaacatgaaatatttttcacttaGCG GTCTGCACATCTTCCTCTCATTGGCTCTCTCCATGTTCACCAGAGAGCCCCAGCACTGCATCCCTCTTCTTGCTGATAAGGAGATGGGCTGCGTGGCAACCTTAGGACATCTACTTACAGCTGACCG GGTAGGAATGAAGGACTGGACTTCAGAATGGAGACCCACCCCCCCATGTAGTGACACCAGTCAGAGCAGCCTATCACTGATGAGCTGCCACCTGCTCTGCTTCCCATTCGCTCTTGAGGTGTCCAATGAGACCATGGAGCAGATCCTCCAATCGTATCACAGATGTGACATCGTCTCCCGTCTGCTGCAG CTCTCTTTAGGTCTCCCATTACCTCTTGTGGAGTTACCCCTCGCCCTGCTGTGTCGTCTGTTGCTGTGTGACCCAGAGCATTCCGTCTCCACGTTCATGGCTGCTGCTGAGCTCTCTGGCTTCTTCCGTCCCTCATCTGGACCGGAGCACACTGACGACTTTAGCCCCCCTGATGAAGGGCATCAGGGACTCTGCCACCCAGTGGGTAGAACAGCCAGTTCCCTCCTAAGTGCATTCCTCAATTCAGAAGGGTTCTCAGATTTGGCTGCAGAACTCATCACCGTGGTGTCTCTGACAGCCCGCTGTTTGCTGCGACCCTCTCTCTCCCACCTGTACATAGACCCAGCCTTACTAAGGACATCCTTGGCTTTCTCAGACCACACAGTGAGAGCTGCCACCTGTAGCTTGCTTGGTAATCTCAATCCCATGGTGGCGCAGACCCTTCCTGACGAGCAGGCCCTCCTGAGGCTCTTCCAAGATCTGATTGCCAGGCTCCATGATGAATCCTTGCCTGTGCGCAGGGTGGGTTGCCGGGCAGTTGGCACATGGTTGGGTCTGATTGGCAGGGTAGGTGGAGACAGTAAAGAAAAAGTTAGTGGTCCAGGAGGGGAGTCAACAACTTGCAGGGTTGATGGGTGGGTGAAAGTGGCTCAAGGGGCAGTACCAGCACTAGTGGCCCTCCTGCGGGACCCTGACTCGCTGGTACGTCGACACTGTTGCGGAGCCCTGGGGAATCTGGCTGTGCTCCAGGGCATGACGGCCTCCTTGCTCCAGTTTCATGCCCCTGGCAGACTCCTCCATACTGCTTGCACAGACTcccagcaggaggtgaggctcgcGGCCATCAGCAACCTCCGTGTCTTCAGCCAACAGACCGAGCTACAAAGG GCTTTAGTGTCCTTGGATGCCTTTGAGAAACTAAGTCAGGTGTTCCAGAATGCACCTGCTCCGCATCAGTGCCACTGGCTCATCAACCAGCTGCGTCCCTCTGGAAGGCCCGGACAGCACCAgaattctcacacacaccgtTAG
- the stk36 gene encoding serine/threonine-protein kinase 36 isoform X2 has protein sequence MAALMPKRVIFFARAMSVSTLVLTSIKGTPLYMSPELVEEKPYDHTADLWSLGCILYELHTGAPPFYTNSIFQLVKLIVQDPVKWPESMSEDCTSFLKGLLTKDPQKRLSWPDLLYHPFVADGVLVLPDSGSDNPLTVTPSPGLQALRLQQVKEKAGPHSLEGRLLCKAWERRGKDRKAKKGFSENGQIGGTRGDSSNKPPTRRAPRDRTPSKDCTDTPLENVAEESAQPAAVKLADRMGQISRDYAKEFPSVEVGPRCILKQPHRGQGCLDSVHLENEDVDSDEELQHLINKTDPGNPALTAFDQAVLPRLRTRLMTSKVQLLGGMLEGACRIRPPLRVLSNLLTPDLDSKAATSMATELGLPDLLFSLIEDILENPVSKQPWCIPVLGDLLSLLVAYWERHFVAEPVEKRLEEQARLFITILLRPDMAPLAPSAATVLALFTQQGILVDVSPDKLITAMEAALSSHVEHHVPPTRDWGLFDGFLVVFFQTLSEQAEFPHSQFLNSDLWRFLWVRVSDALKVDNMKYFSLSGLHIFLSLALSMFTREPQHCIPLLADKEMGCVATLGHLLTADRVGMKDWTSEWRPTPPCSDTSQSSLSLMSCHLLCFPFALEVSNETMEQILQSYHRCDIVSRLLQLSLGLPLPLVELPLALLCRLLLCDPEHSVSTFMAAAELSGFFRPSSGPEHTDDFSPPDEGHQGLCHPVGRTASSLLSAFLNSEGFSDLAAELITVVSLTARCLLRPSLSHLYIDPALLRTSLAFSDHTVRAATCSLLGNLNPMVAQTLPDEQALLRLFQDLIARLHDESLPVRRVGCRAVGTWLGLIGRVGGDSKEKVSGPGGESTTCRVDGWVKVAQGAVPALVALLRDPDSLVRRHCCGALGNLAVLQGMTASLLQFHAPGRLLHTACTDSQQEVRLAAISNLRVFSQQTELQRALVSLDAFEKLSQVFQNAPAPHQCHWLINQLRPSGRPGQHQNSHTHR, from the exons atggcagccCTTATGCCAAAAAGGGTAATATT TTTTGCCCGTGCAATGAGCGTGTCCACCCTGGTACTGACCTCCATCAAGGGCACACCCCTCTATATGTCTCCAGAGCTGGTGGAGGAGAAGCCCTACGACCACACAGCTGACCTGTGGTCACTAGGCTGCATACTATATGAACTCCACACGGGGGCTCCTCCTTTCTACACCAACTCCATCTTTCAGCTGGTAAAGTTGATTGTCCAGGATCCGGTCAAGTGGCCTGAGAGCATGAGCGAGGATTGCACG agTTTCTTGAAAGGCTTGTTGACTAAGGATCCTCAGAAAAGGTTGTCATGGCCAGACCTCTTATATCACCCCTTCGTTGCTGATGGAGTTTTAG TGCTCCCCGACAGCGGATCCGACAACCCGCTGACAGTGACACCCAGCCCGGGCCTACAGGCGCTCAGGCTGCAGCAGGTGAAGGAGAAGGCGGGACCCCACAGTTTGGAAGGGAGGCTGCTGTGCAAGGCCTGGGAGCGGAGAGGCAAAGACAGGAAAGCTAAGAAG GGTTTTTCAGAAAATGGACAAATAGGAGGAACGAGGGGTGACTCCTCCAATAAGCCACCTACGAGAAGAGCTCCACGTGATCGGACCCCCTCAAAAGATTGTACGGACACCCCTTTAGAGAATGTGGCCGAGGAATCTGCACAACCAGCTGCTGTGAAACTAGCCGACAG AATGGGTCAGATCAGCAGGGACTATGCCAAGGAGTTTCCTTCTGTAGAGGTCGGACCCAGGTGCATCCTCAAGCAACCGCACAGAGGCCAGGGCTGTCTGGATTCCGTTCACTTGGAGAACGAG GATGTTGACAGCGATGAGGAATTGCagcatttaattaataaaactgaCCCAGGGAATCCAGCACTTACAGCCTTTGACCAGGCCGTCTTGCCACGTTTGAGGACCCGATTAATGACATCTAAAGTCCAG CTACTGGGCGGAATGTTGGAAGGAGCATGCCGAATCCGTCCACCTCTGCGGGTCCTGAGTAACCTTCTGACCCCAGACTTAGACTCCAAGGCTGCAACCTCCATGGCCACGGAATTGGGCTTGCCTGACCTCTTGTTCAGTCTAATTGAGGACATCCTGGAGAACCCTGTCTCAAAGCAG CCTTGGTGCATACCAGTCCTAGGAGATTTGCTCTCTTTGCTTGTGGCATACTGGGAAAGGCACTTTGTTGCAGAACCAGTTGAAAAGCG ACTGGAGGAACAAGCCAGACTCTTCATCACTATTTTGCTTCGTCCAGATATGGCTCCTTTGGCA CCTTCAGCTGCCACTGTGTTAGCCCTGTTCACACAACAGGGCATCCTGGTGGATGTCTCCCCTGATAAGCTCATCACCGCCATGGAGGCTGCCCTGTCTTCCCATGTGGAG CACCATGTCCCTCCAACCCGAGACTGGGGACTTTTTGATGGCTTCCTAGTAGTGTTCTTTCAGACTCTCTCTGAA CAAGCAGAATTCCCTCACTCTCAGTTTTTGAACTCGGATCTCTGGCGCTTCCTGTGGGTGAGAGTTAGCGATGCACTCAAGGTGGacaacatgaaatatttttcacttaGCG GTCTGCACATCTTCCTCTCATTGGCTCTCTCCATGTTCACCAGAGAGCCCCAGCACTGCATCCCTCTTCTTGCTGATAAGGAGATGGGCTGCGTGGCAACCTTAGGACATCTACTTACAGCTGACCG GGTAGGAATGAAGGACTGGACTTCAGAATGGAGACCCACCCCCCCATGTAGTGACACCAGTCAGAGCAGCCTATCACTGATGAGCTGCCACCTGCTCTGCTTCCCATTCGCTCTTGAGGTGTCCAATGAGACCATGGAGCAGATCCTCCAATCGTATCACAGATGTGACATCGTCTCCCGTCTGCTGCAG CTCTCTTTAGGTCTCCCATTACCTCTTGTGGAGTTACCCCTCGCCCTGCTGTGTCGTCTGTTGCTGTGTGACCCAGAGCATTCCGTCTCCACGTTCATGGCTGCTGCTGAGCTCTCTGGCTTCTTCCGTCCCTCATCTGGACCGGAGCACACTGACGACTTTAGCCCCCCTGATGAAGGGCATCAGGGACTCTGCCACCCAGTGGGTAGAACAGCCAGTTCCCTCCTAAGTGCATTCCTCAATTCAGAAGGGTTCTCAGATTTGGCTGCAGAACTCATCACCGTGGTGTCTCTGACAGCCCGCTGTTTGCTGCGACCCTCTCTCTCCCACCTGTACATAGACCCAGCCTTACTAAGGACATCCTTGGCTTTCTCAGACCACACAGTGAGAGCTGCCACCTGTAGCTTGCTTGGTAATCTCAATCCCATGGTGGCGCAGACCCTTCCTGACGAGCAGGCCCTCCTGAGGCTCTTCCAAGATCTGATTGCCAGGCTCCATGATGAATCCTTGCCTGTGCGCAGGGTGGGTTGCCGGGCAGTTGGCACATGGTTGGGTCTGATTGGCAGGGTAGGTGGAGACAGTAAAGAAAAAGTTAGTGGTCCAGGAGGGGAGTCAACAACTTGCAGGGTTGATGGGTGGGTGAAAGTGGCTCAAGGGGCAGTACCAGCACTAGTGGCCCTCCTGCGGGACCCTGACTCGCTGGTACGTCGACACTGTTGCGGAGCCCTGGGGAATCTGGCTGTGCTCCAGGGCATGACGGCCTCCTTGCTCCAGTTTCATGCCCCTGGCAGACTCCTCCATACTGCTTGCACAGACTcccagcaggaggtgaggctcgcGGCCATCAGCAACCTCCGTGTCTTCAGCCAACAGACCGAGCTACAAAGG GCTTTAGTGTCCTTGGATGCCTTTGAGAAACTAAGTCAGGTGTTCCAGAATGCACCTGCTCCGCATCAGTGCCACTGGCTCATCAACCAGCTGCGTCCCTCTGGAAGGCCCGGACAGCACCAgaattctcacacacaccgtTAG